A region from the Parasphingopyxis sp. CP4 genome encodes:
- a CDS encoding alpha/beta fold hydrolase: protein MDSEFSWTPEPDSGVTMRWVEANGQRFELAEAGSGDRLALCLHGFPELHYSWRFQIPLLVERGYRVWAPNMRGYGGSSRPTGIDAYALDQLTDDVAALIDASGAKEVTLIAHDWGAIVAWAFAIRKLRPLARLVIMNVPHPMVGQREIKHWRQFKKSWYIFFFQIPWLPEKLLGRNNARAIGQMVARSSCDQSNFGPEVQKIYSAAAARPGALTAMLNYYRALVRRNDSVDLGDGRIDTPTLMIWGEEDVALNIRCTEGTEEWVPNLELHRLPGVSHWVQQEAPEQVNAILGDWLEQNVSKPS from the coding sequence ATGGATAGTGAATTCAGCTGGACGCCAGAGCCCGATAGCGGCGTCACGATGCGGTGGGTCGAAGCAAATGGGCAGCGTTTTGAGCTGGCCGAAGCAGGCTCGGGCGATCGGCTTGCATTGTGCCTCCATGGCTTTCCCGAGCTTCACTATAGCTGGCGCTTTCAAATTCCGTTGCTGGTTGAGCGGGGTTATCGCGTCTGGGCGCCGAATATGCGCGGCTATGGCGGCTCCAGCCGGCCGACAGGAATAGATGCCTATGCGCTCGACCAGCTGACCGATGATGTCGCCGCGCTCATCGATGCGAGCGGCGCCAAGGAGGTGACGCTTATCGCCCATGATTGGGGCGCGATTGTCGCCTGGGCATTTGCAATCCGGAAATTGCGGCCACTCGCCCGGCTTGTGATCATGAATGTCCCGCATCCGATGGTCGGCCAGCGCGAGATCAAACATTGGCGCCAGTTCAAAAAGAGCTGGTACATCTTCTTCTTCCAGATCCCCTGGCTCCCGGAGAAACTTCTGGGCCGGAACAATGCGCGAGCAATCGGCCAGATGGTCGCGCGTTCCAGCTGCGACCAGAGCAATTTTGGGCCAGAGGTACAGAAGATATACTCTGCCGCCGCCGCGCGCCCGGGCGCGCTCACCGCGATGCTCAACTATTATCGCGCGCTCGTGCGGCGCAATGATTCTGTCGATCTCGGCGATGGACGGATCGACACACCAACGCTGATGATCTGGGGTGAAGAGGATGTCGCGCTCAATATCCGCTGCACCGAAGGGACCGAAGAATGGGTTCCAAATCTGGAGCTTCACCGCTTGCCCGGCGTATCGCATTGGGTGCAGCAAGAAGCGCCCGAACAGGTGAATGCGATTCTCGGCGATTGGCTTGAGCAAAACGTGTCAAAGCCAAGCTGA